The DNA window CCGTCATACGGCACTATGACAGTTTCAGCAAAGGCGTAATTGATACCGCTGACCTTGCGTATTACGGGGTATTTATGTTTATTTTCTATTTTTTAAGCCTTCGCGTGCTTGAATCAAAACAGTGGAGGGGATAAAGATGAACAATAATTTATTAAATAAAATACTGCTGATAACCGGGCTTGTGCTTATAATGCTTTCAGGGCTGTCAGCGGCGCTTATAGGAAAATTTAATACAGCCGCGCTTATTTCGCTCGTGCTTGGGTTTGTCTGCGCTGGTTATACCGTTTTTATGGAGAGAAAAACCATTATAACGGCGCTGTCCGGAAAAAACGCGAAGCAGGGAATAAATTCTGTTGTTTATTCGCTTTTAGTTATGGGTATAGCTGCGCTTGTACTGGCTGTGGCAATATCCAACGCGAAACAGTTTGACCTGACGAAAAATAAAAAATATTCCCTGTCTGATCAGACCAAAAAGACCCTTCAGGCATTAAAGAAAGACATGGACGCGTATTACTTCTATTCTGTTACCGCAAGAAATATGCAGGTGGAAGACACGCTTAGATCATATGAAAAAATTAATTCAAAGTTCAGATATAACCCTGTTGACGCGGATAAAAATCCCGCGATGGGGAAAAAATTCAACGTGGACCGTTACGGCGTTGTGGTAATAAGCAGGAAAGATAATAATACATCGGAAACGGTGGATGACCTTACTGAAGAAGGTTTTACAAACGCCGTTATAAGGCTTTCAAGCGATATAAAGAAGAAGGTATATTTTACAAAAGGCCACGGAGAGCCGTCGATTGATTCTCCTGCCAATGATAAATCCGGATATGGGTCGGCAAAAAAAGCCCTTGCTTCACAGAATTATGAAGCCGAACAGGTGGAACTTTTTACGATGACATCTGTGCCGCGCGACGCGGCCGTGCTTATAGTAGCCGGCCCGCAGGCTGATTTTTTTCCGCGTGAAATTAAGGTGATAAAGGATTTTATTTCCAATAACGGAAGGGTGTTTGTGCTTTATCCTCCGCTTGTAAAACTGCCCAATCTTGAAAGTCTGATTGCCGCATACGGATTTAAACCGCATAACGACATAGTGGTGGATAAGATAAGCAGGATGCTTGGCGGTGATTTTCTTATGCCCGTTATTTCATCGTATGAAAGCCATGAAATTACAAAGGGCTTCACTGTCGCGACCTTTCTTCCAATGTGCCGTACGTTTGAACTGTCCGGCAATGCGGTATCGCTGTCACGCACAAATCCCGGCAGCTGGGGCGAAACAGACCTTGCGGGTATAAAGGAAGCAAAGGCAGGGCTTGATTCAAAAGATATAGAAGGGCCGCTTGTAGTCAGTGCGGTTACGGAAATTACAAATGAAGGCAATACCCTGGCGGCAAAAGCCGCGATGGCGGTGTTTGGCAGCAGTGAGTTTGCCAATAATACTTTTATAGCTTCGTCGGGAAACAGGGATATGTTTTTAAATGTGGTAAGTTTTCTGGCGCGGGATTCGGACATGATATCCATAAGGCCGAAGGGAAGGAATTTTGAGCCCCTGTTTATAACCAAAATACACGGAACAATGCTGTTTGTAATACCCATAATTGTGCTTCCCCTGCTGGTGATAACGGCGGGAATACTGGTGTTTTTAAGGAGAAGAAAGCCATGAAGCCGAATAAGACCGTGACGGCGCTTATAATTTTCGCGCTGCTTGGCGCGTACTATTATTTTGTGGAAATTAAAAAGAAAAGCGCCGATAAGGAAAAAAAGGCGGAACAGGAAAAACTTTTTCCGGGATTTGATGAAGGCGCTGTAAATAAAATTACGGTCAATAACGGGAAAGAAATCATTACCGTCATAAAACAGGGTGATACATGGATGCTTGAAACGCCTTTGAAAGCGCCGGCTGATGACGGAATGATAAATGGAATGCTGAAAGATTTCGCGCAGGCAAAGGTGCAAAGAAAAATTGAAGATGGAGACCCGGAAGAATACGGCCTTGGAAAAAAAGAGAACACGGGTTTTAAGTTTTATGCGGACAGCGAATATTTTGTTGATTTTGGCGATGAAAACCCCACGGAAAGCTACGCTTACGTGGTAAAAAATGGAGACGACAATTTCTATATAATTGACAGCATACTTAAAAGGTATTCCGAAAAAAAGCTGTTTGATTTCAGGAATAAAGGTTTGTTTAAAATAGAAGAGCCCGGCGTAAGCGCCGTGGAAATTGATTTAAAAGACAGGAAATATACGCTTGAGAAAGATGATAAAGGCAATTGGAATCTTATAAAACCGTTTAAGGCTGCTGTAAAGAAAGACAGGGCGGGCGCAATAATTGCTTATATGAAAAACAGCGCGGTTAAGTATTTTGAAGCTGACAAAGACGCGGCTAAGTTCGGCCTTGCGTTACCTTCGCAGAAGGTTGTTCTGACAACATCTGACGGCAAAAAGACTGTTTATTTTGGTGTTCTGGACGGAGTGAAAAAATCTGTTTTTGCCAAAGCGCAGGGTGTTCCCGGAATATTTGAACTGCCGGATTACATTTATACAAATATTCCAAAAGCGGATGAAATTTTAAATAAACAGATACTTGTGATTGAAGATGACGGTGTTGACAGGGTGGAGATTAAATACAAAAATAAGTTTATTGAGGGAGCCAGGGGAAAAGATAAAAAATGGAAGACCGTTAAAGCGCAAGGTTTATCCAAAGAAGAGAAAAAAATAACAGATACAGGGGCGGTAATTTCCGCGATAAGGCAGATGGAGTACGCTGAAAAATTTGATGCCGGAGCAAAGGCGGAATTTTTTACACGGTCACAGCCTTCGCTTGAAATCATAATGAAAAAAACGGGCGCTGAAGATATCAATGTCATCTTTGGTGATAAAGCAGACGGGGAATTATATTATATAAAGACGGCTGACGGCGTGTTTTCGTTTGATAAAAATAAGATGAATAGCATTAATCTGCCGGGATTTGACAGTTTTTAAATTTGAACTTTTTTAAAAAGGCAGACGTCAAATATCAGTAAGGTTTGTAAAAAAACAGGAGGTAATTTATGAAAAAACTTATCGTCTTGTTGTTGGTTTTTATGTTTCCTTTTACCCTTCCGGCAGTGCCCATGATACCTTCAAGTTTCAGTGAAATCGCGCAGATTGCGGAGCCTTTTGTGGTAAATATTTCAACCGTTAAAATTGAAAAAAGGCAGCGCGACCCTTATTATGACAGGTTTTTTAATGATCCCTTTATGCAGGAATTCTTCGGAGTTCCTCCGCAGAGCGGGCGGGACAATTCCATAAAAAGAAGAAGTTTAGGAAGCGGTTTTATAGTATCAGATGACGGATATATCCTTACCAATAATCACGTGGTGGGAGGAGCCGATGAAATAACCGTAAAACTTTTCAATGAAAAAGAGTATAAGGCAAAGGTTATAGGCGTTGATAAAGAAACCGACCTTGCAGTTATAAAAATAGACGCAAAAGGTTTAAAGGCCGCGGTGCTTGCCGATTCGGACGCGATAAAAGTGGGCGACTGGGTGGTGGCGATTGGAAGTCCGTTTGGACTTGAAAAAACAGTTACGCAGGGGATAATAAGCGCCAAGGGCAGGGTAATAGGCGCCGGCGCGTATGATGATTTTCTGCAGACAGATGCCGCTATTAATCCGGGAAATTCCGGCGGCCCGCTTGTTGATCTGGAAGGGAAAGTTGTGGGGATAAATACCGCGATTTCTTCCGCTTCCGGCGGATATGACGGTGTGGGTTTCGCGATACCGTCAAACATGGCAAGAAAAATTTATGATGATATCACGCACGGCGGAAAAGTCGTAAGGGGATGGCTGGGCGTGGGCATACAGGAACTTACCCCCGAACTGGCAAAACATTTCAAGGTAAAAGAAGGCGTGCTTATTTCGCAGGTATTCAAAGAAAGCCCGGCGGAAAAAGGCGGCATCAAAAACGGCGACGTAATCACGCGGTTTGACGGAAAAAAAGTTACAAAATACCGCGAGCTTCAGTCGCTTGTGGCAAGCACGCCTGTGGGCAAGACTGTTATTGTAAAGGTGTCAAGGAAAGGCGCGGAAAAAGAACTTAAAGTGAAAATATTTGACAGAAGTAAAGCTGAAACCGCGCAGGTAAGCGAAAAAGCGCAGTCCGGTTCGCTTGGGATGCTTGTGGTTGACATGAATGAAGAATATGCAAGGCAGTATGGTACGGATTCCACAGCCGGAGTTGTGGTGGTAAATGTAGAACCCGGTTCGGTGGCGGATGAGGCCGGCGTAATGAAAGGTGATATTATTCACGAAATAAATACCGTAAGGATAAAAAATTCAGATGTGTTTAATTCGGTCACGGGAAAGCTTGGCAGGGGCAGTGAAGTGGTAATGTTAATTGAACGCAGAAACGCGATGATATACCTGGCGTTTACGATAAGGCAGTGAAGCCGGATGCTTGGATGCTTGGAAGGTTAGATGCTTGGTGAAAAACTGAGGGACGGATGCACGGATGCACCGAGGGACGGAAAGAACTGAGGATTGGATGATCGGATGCACGGAGGGACGGAAGAAAAACCAGCGGCTCGGCAGTACAACGGCATGATAGCCGGGTTTTGACTTGGAAGGAGTTATTCCTCCGTTTTTACAGGGGTTGGGTGTGTTTTTTCAGCACGCGCCGCAAATTGGTATTCTTGTATTCAAACAAACTTGAAATCAACAGGTATGTTAATTCATTGGCAATCGCGGGTTTGCGGCACATACATATTTGCCGGCGTTGCATTAAAACGCCCCTGACGCATACATACCATTCTTTCGCGGCACGTACTGAAAAAACACACCCAACCCCTGTTTTAAACCCGAGGCAACTCACCCGAATCTTGTTTTGATGTTTGGTGGTATATTTATTTTAACTTCCGTCCCTCGGTGCATCCGACCATCCGACCATCTGTTTTTACCGTCCCTACGTGCATCCGACCTTCTATCCCTCCGGTTTTTTTAATTCTTTTGACAGGTATATAAATATCTGTTAAACTCATTAATTAGGGGAACTATTTTATAGTTATGATGTCTAATATAATTAAGGAATGCGCTCTCGTTTAAGGGGGATGCGATGAAAGGGAAAAAAGCGGTAAGAAAGACAGCCGCAATAAGAAAAATTGCCTTCATTGCAGTTTTTTTGGCAATGGTAATAATTCTTATTAATACCCCTGCTTATTCTGCATGCACCCCCGCTTCTGCCCAGCTTTGCGCGGCTGTTGATGACATAGCACAGGTGTATTTAAACGGCACATTGATAACCAATACGGATTTATGGGATTTTCCCGGCGGAGAAGTGGATTCAGCATTTCCTTATTCCGATATAAGCGGAAGCCCCGGGCCTCCTGCTCCTCTTTGTATCAGTTTAGATGCCGCGCAGCTTGCTTTGCTGCAGCCCACAGGAAATGTGATTTCTGTAAGGACGCTTAACACCGGCGCGTATGAACTTTGGACATCTTACAGCCTTGATGTTGTGTGTGCTGAAGGCGGCCATTCTTATGTCAGCAGCGCGGATATTGCAAATATTGATTTGTATTACGATGATTCCTGTCCTGCAGGCGATATTCCGCAGTATGCGGGGCTTAATTGGTATGACCCGCTGTACGATCAGGATAATTCCGGGTTATCGTGGAATCTGCCGCAGTATGAAGAGGGGCTGAAATACGGCAAAAGAATTTATGATCCTGCCACAAACAGTCTTTTGCCTGCGCTAAGTTATTCCACTGATTCTGAAACCACTGACGGTGACTGCAAAGAAATATTCACAAGGCAGGGATTTGACCTTACTATAGACCCCACTCCCGAACCGCCGCACTTTACATTAAGTAAGACCGCAAACCCGGCCACAAATGTGGGGCTTACAACCCCTTATGAAGTTACGTTCACGCTGCACATCTGCAATACGGGCGGAGGAACTTCAGGGAATCCTGTAACAATTGCGGATGACTGGTCAAGCGCGGTTGATGACTGGCAGTATTTCTGGCCAAATGATTACACTGATACCATGCTTGGTTTTATTGATTATAGCGGCAGCGGACAGACAGGTTCTATTACTTTTGCAAACGGATTTCCTGCTGATACATGTTATGATTACAATTACGCTGTAAAACTTTACAGCGGCTCTCCCACTTTCTGCGATGTCTGGGATAATACGGCAAATTTAACTTACCTTGCGTCGCCGACGGTTGTGGCAACTGCGGTGGTTGAAAATTACTGCCCGGATCCGCCGGTATTTACAATGGTAAAATCGGCAAGTAAAACAACTGTAAGCGGAAATAACGATTACCTTACTTACACAATACACCTGTGCAATACGGGCGGCGCCGCGTGGCAGGGCGTAATGACAATTTATGACGATATGACATCAGCGCCGGGGGACTGGCAGTTTGACGGCCCGTATAATGTGGACAACCCCGCGGTTGGAATAGATTATTATGATACAACCGGCGGCAATGATTACAGGACTTTTAACATCCATTTTCAGCAGCCCGGTTTTACAGGGTGCGTGGATTTAGAGTACCGTGTGCATTCGGCTAACAATTACGGCTGCGGGCCCTGGCATAATGACGCGACCCTTAACAGCTATATGGGTTCGCCCACAATTGTTTCAACCGTGGTTATGAATAATTACTGCTCGCCGACATTTACACCTTCGGTGACAAGGACGATAACGCCTACAATGACACCTACAATGCCGCCGAATTTCACAATAGTAAAATCGGCAAGTAAGACCACAGGTATCGTGGCGGGTGATGAAATAACATTTAATATTCAGATATGTAATACAGGAGGCGCTGTGTCTTCTGGGAGTCTGGTTATAAGAGATGACTGGTCATCTTCCACCGACAGCTGGAGTTATCTTGATCCTTACTATATTGGTAATCCTGTGTCCGGAATAAGCAGTGTTTCCCACAGTGGAAGCGGTAAAGTGCGTGATTACACTGTCAGTTTTACATCGCCCGGTTTTACCGGGTGTTATACATTGCCTATAAGGGTTCGTATGGACACGCGCGTGGGGTGCGACTGGTATA is part of the Candidatus Goldiibacteriota bacterium genome and encodes:
- a CDS encoding GldG family protein; the encoded protein is MNNNLLNKILLITGLVLIMLSGLSAALIGKFNTAALISLVLGFVCAGYTVFMERKTIITALSGKNAKQGINSVVYSLLVMGIAALVLAVAISNAKQFDLTKNKKYSLSDQTKKTLQALKKDMDAYYFYSVTARNMQVEDTLRSYEKINSKFRYNPVDADKNPAMGKKFNVDRYGVVVISRKDNNTSETVDDLTEEGFTNAVIRLSSDIKKKVYFTKGHGEPSIDSPANDKSGYGSAKKALASQNYEAEQVELFTMTSVPRDAAVLIVAGPQADFFPREIKVIKDFISNNGRVFVLYPPLVKLPNLESLIAAYGFKPHNDIVVDKISRMLGGDFLMPVISSYESHEITKGFTVATFLPMCRTFELSGNAVSLSRTNPGSWGETDLAGIKEAKAGLDSKDIEGPLVVSAVTEITNEGNTLAAKAAMAVFGSSEFANNTFIASSGNRDMFLNVVSFLARDSDMISIRPKGRNFEPLFITKIHGTMLFVIPIIVLPLLVITAGILVFLRRRKP
- a CDS encoding DUF4340 domain-containing protein, whose amino-acid sequence is MKPNKTVTALIIFALLGAYYYFVEIKKKSADKEKKAEQEKLFPGFDEGAVNKITVNNGKEIITVIKQGDTWMLETPLKAPADDGMINGMLKDFAQAKVQRKIEDGDPEEYGLGKKENTGFKFYADSEYFVDFGDENPTESYAYVVKNGDDNFYIIDSILKRYSEKKLFDFRNKGLFKIEEPGVSAVEIDLKDRKYTLEKDDKGNWNLIKPFKAAVKKDRAGAIIAYMKNSAVKYFEADKDAAKFGLALPSQKVVLTTSDGKKTVYFGVLDGVKKSVFAKAQGVPGIFELPDYIYTNIPKADEILNKQILVIEDDGVDRVEIKYKNKFIEGARGKDKKWKTVKAQGLSKEEKKITDTGAVISAIRQMEYAEKFDAGAKAEFFTRSQPSLEIIMKKTGAEDINVIFGDKADGELYYIKTADGVFSFDKNKMNSINLPGFDSF
- a CDS encoding Do family serine endopeptidase, whose product is MKKLIVLLLVFMFPFTLPAVPMIPSSFSEIAQIAEPFVVNISTVKIEKRQRDPYYDRFFNDPFMQEFFGVPPQSGRDNSIKRRSLGSGFIVSDDGYILTNNHVVGGADEITVKLFNEKEYKAKVIGVDKETDLAVIKIDAKGLKAAVLADSDAIKVGDWVVAIGSPFGLEKTVTQGIISAKGRVIGAGAYDDFLQTDAAINPGNSGGPLVDLEGKVVGINTAISSASGGYDGVGFAIPSNMARKIYDDITHGGKVVRGWLGVGIQELTPELAKHFKVKEGVLISQVFKESPAEKGGIKNGDVITRFDGKKVTKYRELQSLVASTPVGKTVIVKVSRKGAEKELKVKIFDRSKAETAQVSEKAQSGSLGMLVVDMNEEYARQYGTDSTAGVVVVNVEPGSVADEAGVMKGDIIHEINTVRIKNSDVFNSVTGKLGRGSEVVMLIERRNAMIYLAFTIRQ